A single genomic interval of Aedes aegypti strain LVP_AGWG chromosome 1, AaegL5.0 Primary Assembly, whole genome shotgun sequence harbors:
- the LOC110676681 gene encoding uncharacterized protein LOC110676681 yields MAVFGPNKRRKIPVPKRHGVRDPLKKLAEREAAIKDKINNPPRERDVQEVSNRFKKFVQLKEQTKNHTANKHPSHGQHQQPKARREPKRSQLQVGDSVVRQLPKEPEEAFLARASKLQQDRVTEAKFSSKFNVDIERDESTGAVRLKKRKTHEIDELLKKKAEEAKGFKKKKKVKEENKKLTLAEKKALKKQKIEAKKRSEEDKLLEEYQLDNIAFGEVVDGPPTLNTKPRHADKLERAPRPGKKRLLLHSLLDPSKDEDDAQDTEPQRKKFKKNVPSQAQKIDLKGKRKNLPVCTRMKLEREQQSVIEMYRNMKKSKNQGA; encoded by the exons CATCAAAGACAAAATCAATAACCCTCCAAGAGAGCGGGATGTACAGGAAGTTTCCAATCGCTTCAAAAAGTTTGTCCAACTCAAAGAACAAACCAAAAATCACACCGCAAACAAGCATCCCTCCCATGGCCAACATCAGCAACCAAAGGCGCGCCGGGAACCGAAGCGAAGTCAACTGCAGGTCGGAGACAGTGTTGTCCGACAGCTCCCGAAGGAACCGGAAGAAGCATTTCTGGCTCGTGCCAGCAAACTGCAGCAAGACCGGGTAACGGAGGCCAAGTTCTCTTCCAAGTTCAACGTCGACATCGAACGGGATGAGTCGACCGGAGCCGTTCGATTGAAGAAACGGAAAACCCACGAGATTGATGAACTGCTCAAAAAGAAAGCTGAAGAAGCAAAAGgtttcaagaagaagaagaaggtcaaGGAGGAAAATAAAAAGTTAACGTTAGCAGAGAAAAAGGCTTTAAAGAAACAGAAAATAGAGGCGAAAAAACGAAGTGAGGAGGACAAACTGTTGGAAGAGTACCAACTGGATAACATTGCATTCGGGGAGGTAGTCGATGGACCTCCAACCTTGAACACAAAACCAAGACATGCAGACAAACTAGAGAGAGCGCCAAGG CCTGGCAAGAAACGACTATTGCTCCACTCGCTGCTGGATCCATCAAAGGATGAAGATGATGCTCAGGATACTGAGCCACAGAGaaagaaattcaagaaaaacGTACCATCACAGGCACAAAAGATCGACCTGAAGGGAAAGCGTAAAAATTTGCCAGTTTGCACCAGAATGAAACTGGAACGAGAACAACAAAGTGTAATCGAAATGTATCGGAATATGAAAAAGTCCAAAAACCAGGGTGCTTGA